A portion of the Halobacillus ihumii genome contains these proteins:
- a CDS encoding NADH-dependent flavin oxidoreductase, giving the protein MDKKFEPLFEKVTLPNKVELRNRFVLAPLTHVSSNDDGTISDVEINYVEQRSKDVGLAISAASNVTDLGKAFPGQPSVAHDSDLGGLKRLAKAMKKNGAKAIVQIHHGGAQSLPYLTPNGDVAAPSPITLQSFDEKEEHHAREITQEEIEHTIKGFGEATRRVIEAGFDGVEIHGANHYLIHQFVSPYYNRRDDEWGENRLKFPIKVVDEVVNTVKVHADEKFIVGYRFSPEEAETPGISMEITEELVKTLIEKPLDFLHVSLMNVHSKTREGKYQGEERIKLLHQWMDGRMPLVGIGSIFTAEQALEAVESKNVELLALGREILLDHNFINKIQNGKEEEIISKFDPNREDKHDLPPNLWEQFNGGFYPLPRTDGK; this is encoded by the coding sequence ATGGATAAAAAGTTTGAACCATTATTTGAAAAAGTAACATTACCCAACAAAGTAGAATTAAGAAATAGATTCGTCTTAGCGCCACTCACTCATGTATCTTCTAACGATGATGGTACAATTTCTGATGTGGAAATTAATTATGTGGAACAACGTTCTAAAGATGTAGGATTAGCTATTTCTGCGGCTAGTAATGTGACTGATTTAGGAAAAGCATTTCCTGGACAACCTTCAGTTGCACATGATTCAGACCTTGGTGGTTTAAAACGGTTAGCTAAAGCCATGAAGAAAAATGGAGCAAAAGCTATTGTACAAATACATCATGGTGGGGCACAGTCACTACCATATTTAACACCAAATGGAGATGTAGCTGCTCCAAGCCCTATAACTTTACAGAGTTTCGATGAAAAAGAGGAACATCATGCTCGAGAAATTACTCAAGAAGAAATTGAACACACAATTAAAGGATTTGGTGAGGCAACACGAAGAGTTATCGAAGCAGGGTTTGATGGTGTAGAAATCCATGGTGCAAACCATTATCTAATACATCAATTTGTTTCACCATATTATAATCGTCGTGATGATGAGTGGGGAGAAAACAGATTGAAATTCCCAATTAAAGTTGTAGATGAGGTTGTTAATACTGTTAAGGTCCATGCAGATGAAAAATTTATCGTTGGTTATAGATTTTCACCAGAAGAAGCAGAAACTCCAGGTATAAGTATGGAAATTACAGAAGAATTGGTGAAAACTTTAATTGAAAAGCCGTTAGATTTTTTACATGTTTCATTAATGAATGTACACTCTAAAACTCGTGAAGGTAAGTATCAAGGAGAAGAAAGAATAAAATTACTTCATCAATGGATGGACGGTCGTATGCCATTAGTTGGTATTGGATCAATATTTACTGCTGAACAAGCATTAGAAGCTGTAGAATCAAAAAATGTTGAATTGTTAGCATTAGGTAGAGAAATTCTATTAGATCATAATTTCATTAATAAAATTCAAAATGGTAAAGAAGAGGAAATCATTTCAAAATTCGATCCTAATAGAGAAGATAAACATGATTTACCACCTAATTTATGGGAGCAATTTAATGGCGGTTTCTATCCATTGCCAAGAACTGATGGTAAGTAG
- a CDS encoding MFS transporter — translation MKFKKEKINVVDFQQTKKSVYATGIGNAVEWFDFGLYSYLAVIISQNFFTGVENDQLKLVFTFATFAIAFLMRPLGGVIFGKIGDKSGRKVVLTTTIILMAASTLLIGLLPTYDQIGIWAPILLLIARIIQGFSTGGEYAGAMVYIAESSPDNKRNMLGSGLEIGTLAGFILASILASALFMILSNEQMASWGWRIPFLLGLPLGFVGLYLRRSLEETPIFENELADDEAEEESFLSILKNHKKDVLVCFVAVAFFNITNYMLLSYMPSYLSAVIGLSSTTGTLIITIIMVIMVPLALMFGRLSDNIGNKTVFLIGLGGLTLLSALAFYLMNLDSLVFISLGILILGVLLSTYEGTMPGSLPTMFTTDIRYRTLAVTFNVSVSLFGGTTPLVATWLVYQTGNSLAPGFYLTIVSIIGFLVIAFFFSNTSGKSLKGSYPTVASKSEYKEAVENPKVALWWKEEMEAAEEIGTVEEKRDDSDSDK, via the coding sequence GTGAAATTTAAAAAGGAAAAGATCAACGTTGTAGATTTTCAACAAACTAAGAAAAGCGTGTATGCTACTGGGATAGGAAACGCTGTGGAATGGTTTGATTTCGGTTTATATTCATATTTGGCTGTTATTATTAGTCAAAACTTTTTTACCGGTGTTGAGAATGATCAGCTCAAATTGGTGTTCACATTCGCAACATTTGCGATTGCCTTTTTAATGCGCCCGCTAGGCGGTGTTATTTTTGGTAAAATCGGTGATAAATCAGGAAGAAAAGTTGTGTTAACGACCACAATTATTTTAATGGCTGCTTCCACATTACTAATTGGTTTATTACCCACCTATGATCAAATAGGTATATGGGCGCCTATACTGTTATTAATAGCTAGAATTATTCAGGGCTTTTCAACTGGCGGTGAGTACGCTGGTGCAATGGTCTATATTGCAGAATCTTCCCCAGACAATAAACGCAACATGCTTGGAAGCGGACTGGAAATTGGCACGCTCGCTGGTTTTATATTAGCTTCAATACTTGCCAGTGCACTCTTTATGATTTTATCAAACGAACAGATGGCCTCATGGGGCTGGAGAATACCATTTCTACTCGGCTTACCTTTAGGGTTTGTTGGATTGTACTTAAGAAGAAGTTTAGAAGAAACACCGATTTTTGAAAATGAACTTGCCGATGATGAAGCCGAAGAGGAGAGCTTCCTGTCTATTTTAAAAAATCATAAAAAAGATGTTCTTGTATGTTTTGTAGCTGTCGCATTCTTTAATATTACAAACTACATGTTACTATCATACATGCCTTCTTATTTAAGTGCAGTTATTGGATTATCCAGTACAACAGGGACATTAATCATTACGATTATTATGGTTATTATGGTGCCGCTGGCTCTAATGTTTGGAAGGCTCAGTGATAATATTGGGAACAAAACTGTTTTCCTGATTGGTTTAGGCGGATTAACGCTATTATCTGCCCTAGCTTTTTATCTAATGAACTTGGATTCTTTAGTGTTTATTTCTTTAGGAATCCTCATTTTGGGTGTTCTGCTTTCAACTTATGAAGGTACAATGCCTGGATCATTACCCACGATGTTCACAACAGATATTCGCTATAGAACACTAGCCGTGACCTTTAATGTCTCCGTTTCATTATTTGGCGGAACTACCCCATTAGTTGCTACATGGTTAGTTTACCAAACAGGAAATAGCTTAGCACCTGGGTTCTATCTGACAATCGTTAGTATCATAGGGTTTTTAGTGATCGCATTCTTTTTCAGTAACACGTCTGGAAAATCCCTGAAAGGTTCATACCCGACAGTAGCTTCAAAATCCGAGTATAAAGAAGCTGTTGAAAATCCAAAAGTTGCATTATGGTGGAAAGAAGAAATGGAAGCTGCTGAGGAAATAGGCACAGTTGAAGAAAAAAGGGACGATTCGGATTCAGATAAATAA
- a CDS encoding nucleotidyltransferase: protein MTEIKEIGSLCSVDDKGNIINQSDPKKINNKFREVIQRINESCLSVLPKEIHSIYIRGSVPRGLDIEGVSDVDAIIVTYSDPQDIDLDWVEETEQFIDQEFSFINGVELGFCPLSEVEESNYCSMIPFILKTYGVCVYGENLISKLPDYKPDSSLANEHLIHLTSLIDKAKHDLTGNNDIEDIKDCCSWIMRIIVRAGLALVIVQERSYTRDLYPAHKLFSKHYPEKEQEMRTALWYAINPLLNSEEVLKFLNHFGNWMKEEAENWLKVYNPKKEMHLPL from the coding sequence ATGACTGAAATTAAAGAAATAGGATCTTTATGTTCTGTAGACGACAAAGGCAATATAATAAACCAGTCTGATCCAAAAAAAATCAATAATAAATTTCGAGAAGTAATCCAACGAATAAATGAAAGCTGTCTTTCCGTATTACCAAAAGAGATTCACAGCATTTATATAAGAGGATCTGTTCCAAGAGGGTTAGACATTGAAGGTGTATCTGATGTTGACGCAATAATAGTAACCTATTCTGATCCTCAAGATATTGACCTTGATTGGGTGGAGGAGACTGAACAATTTATTGATCAAGAATTCTCTTTTATAAACGGTGTAGAATTAGGATTCTGCCCTTTAAGTGAGGTTGAGGAGTCAAACTATTGCTCCATGATTCCGTTTATCCTAAAAACCTATGGTGTTTGTGTTTATGGTGAAAACCTAATAAGTAAGCTCCCTGATTATAAACCCGATAGCTCCTTAGCGAATGAACACCTCATTCACTTAACATCTCTGATTGATAAAGCCAAGCATGATTTAACGGGAAATAACGACATTGAGGACATTAAGGATTGCTGTTCATGGATCATGAGAATTATTGTGAGGGCTGGTCTTGCGCTTGTCATTGTTCAGGAGCGATCTTACACGAGAGATCTATATCCAGCCCATAAACTATTTTCGAAGCATTATCCTGAAAAAGAGCAAGAGATGAGAACAGCGCTTTGGTACGCAATTAATCCTTTATTGAATTCAGAAGAAGTATTGAAATTCTTGAATCATTTTGGAAATTGGATGAAGGAAGAAGCAGAGAATTGGCTTAAAGTTTATAACCCCAAAAAAGAAATGCATCTACCGCTTTGA
- a CDS encoding cytidine deaminase codes for MDIEKKLYKAAIELIERKYPTGWGGAAAMSLEDGTILTSIAPEVINASTELCMETGSILEAHKLSKKVTHSICVVRDDENSEFKVLSPCGICQERLFYWGSDVKVAVTVPEKSLVFKTLSEVQPYHWSEAYEPEELYE; via the coding sequence ATGGATATAGAAAAGAAACTATATAAGGCAGCAATTGAACTTATTGAAAGAAAATACCCAACTGGTTGGGGCGGAGCTGCAGCAATGAGTTTAGAAGACGGTACAATCTTGACGAGTATAGCACCTGAAGTAATAAACGCATCTACGGAACTGTGCATGGAAACTGGATCCATATTAGAGGCTCATAAATTGTCAAAGAAAGTAACGCATTCAATATGTGTAGTTCGTGATGATGAGAACTCGGAATTTAAGGTTTTATCACCATGTGGAATATGCCAAGAAAGACTTTTCTATTGGGGCTCAGACGTTAAAGTAGCAGTTACTGTACCAGAAAAAAGTCTGGTTTTTAAGACTTTATCAGAAGTACAACCGTACCATTGGTCGGAAGCTTATGAACCAGAAGAATTATATGAATAA
- a CDS encoding ArsR/SmtB family transcription factor: protein MIEGQQDEKFVDMFKALSNNTRLKILQMLKQPEENFPTQAHIHKGDDFPGGVCVGDIRDKIGLGQSTISQYLALLQKSGLLETRRIGQWTYYRRNEDVIKELESFICRRL from the coding sequence ATGATTGAAGGTCAACAAGATGAGAAATTTGTAGATATGTTTAAAGCATTGTCCAATAACACCAGGTTAAAAATATTACAAATGCTAAAACAACCTGAAGAAAACTTCCCTACTCAAGCCCATATCCATAAGGGTGATGACTTTCCAGGAGGGGTGTGTGTAGGGGATATTCGCGATAAAATAGGTTTAGGCCAGTCGACGATCTCTCAATATTTAGCATTGTTACAGAAAAGTGGCCTTTTAGAGACGAGAAGAATTGGCCAGTGGACCTATTACCGTAGAAATGAAGATGTGATTAAAGAATTAGAAAGTTTTATATGTAGAAGACTGTAG